TGCAATAGTACTTTAGTAGTATAGTACTTTAAGCGTACGTTAAATATGTGAGTGAAATTCAATTCGAGGATCCAAATCGTGACTATAAAATTCGTCCATGTTCATCATTCATCATCAATCATTCAGTAATCCATTCGTGTGATTCGCAGTGCGATCCTATCCTAAACGCGACGGCGTTTATTTGTCAGACGAGTGCTTGTTAGGTGAATgagtgataatatatatttaacattgattttaaagcaataaaagTTGTTTAATACACGATaggcttataaattaattgtgcaATAATTATAGCatcttgaaatgttttatttttgattaataacgtatttttgtaatatataatgtagtCAATATTTTTGTGTCATTGTGATATTTTgtacctaaaataatatttgtacttatttattgttaataaatatttgttaaattctattttatttttattttgaatattattctcTCTTTGGGTCTAGACGTCAGCGTTTTTTTATAGTGTTGTTGGATGTTTTTTTCAACAATTACTCTTATAAAGAGAAAGATACACCAATTATAGAAAAACTAGTAACACgtgcattttaataaataaattgagtgAACTAAAATCTGaaacataaaatttcattaatataggAGTATAGTTAGAAAAGTACCATGTGAATTATTTGAAGCATGTATAGGTAAGTTTTAAGCGttaagaatatctgatgtgtgggtggtacctacccagacgggcttgcacaaagccctactacaaaGTAAATATTCCGTAACCGAAGCTAAACGACAGAtaaccataaaaaaacattgacttaTATGTATCCAACGAGATGCGCTGTCCTGTACTGAATTTTTGCGCACCAAATTACAGTCGCACCAAATTGACCACAAGTCGCTGTCTCATTAATCGCGTAACCTATATTTTTCCCTCATTGTACCCAAATATGTCTAACTATAATTTCGTCAAATCGACAAAAGATAAAGAATAAATCCAAGTTAATAATGCGATAAGTGCCGTATAAAAGAATCACAGCTAACTATTTTTAGCCATTAGGTAATTAGTCGAAATGGTGGGTGTTTACGCTTTGGGGCTACTGTTCGTCCTCGGACTGGCGCAGGTAACATTTTtacttgttattaatttttataacaattactaaGCAATAGAGTTCAGAATCTCTCCTCTCTTTTCCATTCCACTTCAATTTTCGGTCTATAAATCTAttatcagttttattaatagtaacagAAGTAGGCTACGTGTTGATCAAATCTGCCTAAAGGTTTGATTGATTTTGTTAAAGGTATCAAATATACCTCGTGAATATACGATTATGTTCCTGGTACACGCTGATACATTGACTCGCTCAGTCTCATTGAATTAATGGCTGATGTGTGGGTAATACTCAAATTAATATTGTCTTAACAGGAGTAGTGTCGCCCTTAAGTATTTCTGATTTAAGTTAGAGTAAACTTATTCAGATATCCATATTGATCCCAGTGTCGGACTGACCATATAGTCCATCCTCTGGCTGACGACTTACATGTAAAATGTGTCATGCATACTTAGAAATAAAATCGGAAAATTTAAAACTGGTTAAAGTTGATATTTTCGGTCTCAAACCGTCACAACTATTGAGCAGAATCATTTAGTAtgacttttttgtttatattcgaGCTCtataagcttaaaaaataatagtggcACTTTTTACGAGATAATTGAAAGTTAATTTGAACAGGtacaattttaagaaaattttatggcaatgtattcgtaaatatttattcgattttgAGGGCATTTGACgtgctttaaatttaaagtacttaCTAAAAATCGTGTCCTTACAAAACACCACTTTTAGAAATGTTTGCCAAAAGCTTTTGAACGATTTAatctttacttggtgatagggttcagtgcaagcccgtctgggtaggtaccacccactaatcagatattctacagccgagcagcaatacttagtagtgCTCTGTACCGGCTtaatgggtgagtgagccagtgtaactacaggcacaagggacataacatcttcgttgccaaggttggtggcgcattggcgatgtaaagaatggttaatattttacttgcaATCAGCTAGCCTATTTACTAGTCCACCTACatgtatcataaaataaaaaaataaatttaattctgatCTGAGACGTGGCGtttgaagttgttttttttttaaaaaacttataagaCAACAGAggttaaatttcgaatttgtttgattaaaatgcattatacaaataatatgtatcCGATAGTACACAACGGCCCTACCACCCATCCCATCCCAACCCTGATTGTgccaacaatttattaatatataaataaaaatatattttcaaattttgctGGTTTAATCTAGGTCAAAACTTCGAAATTACAACAAagtagaaacaaaaaaaaagaaagatataattttaatgtaacaatattaatatttttttttgtaaatcaaatGTGAAAAACCCACTATCTGATTGCATTTATCTATGtttcaatgaataataataattaatcaatgatTGATAACATTAATCTCAGCTTAATGCAATAATCAAACTGATTTAGTAATTGctattaataatcaaatcaaacttAACGTCGTCGACGACTAAAATAACAACGAATCTAATCATATAATGAAATCATGTACTCTATATCtaggatatttatttacataagaattattaacattaagtccttaaatatatacaaatatgaattaaaaatagttactgtataaatcttgatcgCGTAGAATGGTGGCGAggatgctagcagcatttccccgttaatCGCAtcaacgaaccagccctcctgtcaccagtggagacaataatttatttttacactacTACCAGAAGATCCAAGCGTTTCAATAGCAAATGAAGGACAAAGAATATATCGgaattagatattaatatttggATCGTTTCTCCGCTTCAGCTTTATCCACAGCGGCTCGGGCTTTTGACATTGTTTCTCAGAAATGAGACGGGGCCAGCGTATCGTTCCCAGGGAACTAATATCAGTCCATCAGCTCTCTTACCATTATCACAACTAATTCCACAGGGCTCAGTAGTGATCTGAGCAGGAACGTGTATGTTGGccctttttattgtatcatCAAGGGAACCGTGACGAAAGAATCTACCTGAACTCCTAGGACAAGATAAACCATGTAGACCGAAAGAGCCTTCTTTCTACACGGGATTGCATTCTTAAAACATGCATTATTtctgaaaaaagaaaacaaataaattcggGCCATTAAATTCAAACGAAGCTAGGTTTATATCGTACTAGCGGGTAGCCCGTTTTTGCGCGAGTATAAGAAAgcttacataaaacatttttatacgcACGCCAATAAAGCACCCTGTCGTCATGATTCTTAcacaaaactttaattaattatacattcaaaCTTCGAACACCTCgaaaaactttttttgaatttatccCGTTCTGACGAACAAACAAACCGGTGGGgaactttgttttatagtatgtagTGATAAcagagaaaataattatattatttaattcgaataaaaaatcaattaattaaacttgattttatatatatttttttaaatcagttaccTAACAGCTGActgaaatattgaaaactaaATTTTGGTAATTCAAAGAGGTGTTCCGGTACTTCCGCCGGACAGCCGACTCGAGCCTGGGAGAGGCCGTCTAGGTGGCGCTCAACAGATCTAGAGGAACAAGATTCCCACCGTTTGTGTCAAGCTCCATCGCTCGTATCGACGCCACTTCGTACTGCTTTTTCAATTTTTCAATACACGCGAACGTACACCCGCGCGAGTTTTACCGGAAAGCCTTAAACCTAATTGCACGGATGTAATACGCTGTTGATAGCGGATCTATCTATCTAGCGGATTGAGTTGTCAGTCTTGGTAAGAGACCGGGTTATGGAAATACAAGGAGTATTTGTACTATATGTATAGTGTactattttgatgcgtgtaCACATAAAGttgcaatataattaattattctagtcaatgtcgcataccATATTCTGACATGTAAGCATCGTCCCTATgatcataaacaaataaaatatagaaatatattaaaaactagctgtgtccgcgacttcgtgcgcgttgtttgaatttaagttatttggatattgtagcgtgatttaatttgtattctataaataattctaaaataaaagtaagttaagttactccttattacatccgctatctgccagtgaaagccCCGTCGAAATCGGCTCAGCCGTTCCAGAccttagccggaacaaacagacagacagacagacagaaattgtaaaaaatgttattttggtatatgttccgtgtatacatacatatgcatttagtaaaaatgggttattttaatattacaaacagacactccaattttattatatgtatagatgactCAAATTATTGTAATGTCCTCGTTTTAATTTAGCGTGATCATTTTTATCCAGTTGATTTGTCCTTTGTCGTCGTCGTCgacttcaattaattttattaatttttgttttattccagGCGAGTCCGGCTTTGAGAGAAAATGAGCCGGCTTACGTTTCAGACATTAAAGGCTTAAGTAAGTGGTACAAATAATAACAGTTTAACACACATAATGATAGTTTTCCTCGTAATGTTTTAGAGCTGAATTATGTTCCAACACAAATTAACCTCAGTAATCCTCATCGGGATTTGAAACCGCGATCGAGAATTATTATCTACGTATCTACTATATTTCCTATGAAATGACTCTTGGCTTACAGTAATGTACACAGACAAAATATAAAGCAATAATCAtcatgattaataatattttttttatcaaaatacaaatgaaaacttTTCAAGATTGCAAATCTTGAGGCATGGGGTTCTTCTTTCGCttcgaacataaaaaaattatcaaatttttcTCTCAAGAAATTCTCATACCGAAGTTAGAAACCTGAAATGGACCAGGAACGCACATCCGTAGCCCTAAATTGTAAGTTATAACAATATTGTAGCTTCTAAATaaccaattaatatttttatatcagataCTCGCATCGTTGGAGGATGGGAAGCGGTATTAGGCCAGATCCCGCACCAGGTCAACATTCGTATGGTAGCGGCGGTCGGCTCAGTAACCTCGTGTGGAGGATCCATCATTCATAACAACTGGGTCATCACTGCTGCCCACTGCCTTGCTAAGTaggtctaaattaaatataacaattaattagatCTAGATGACGGAACTGGGACCAATATTGAAAGAAACAGTCGTGGTAGATATGAATATACCCAATGCAGATATATCATGCGTTACGTGATCTTGTACTGCCCTAAAAAATCAATCATGAATGTTTGCTTAATTTGAAGCAATAGTGCGAATATGTCATTAGACACCAGAATTATAGATCCACTAAACAACAACTATTTTCCGTGGTTTGTTGATTATTGACataaagaaagtaaaaaaaaaacacatttttgcatatttttttgcatCAAGGCAAAGGGAACCAGTGTtaggaacaaaaataatttcccacctgtcaactttaattttagactatgttgtagtttatttttaaaactaaaaatattattttttatgtaacctTAAAAACGTAATCTGCTGATACAATACTAACTTATagaatttatatactaatattatatataaactataactaTAGGGTAAGGCTGACTTGAACCGTGGCGGGGTTCAAGTCAGCCTTACCCTTACTGTGCCCCTGATCACGTTTAAAATCTCATGATAATTGTTGGAATCCGCGTtaggaaattatttattgctacTTATTTCTAATAACCTCTTTATATAAGGTAAGctataatatatcctatttTTCACAGCCGTGTGTCATTTGTGATACGTTTTGGAGTCGTAGAACTCATACGTCCAACGTATATCATCGAAGAACATTCGAGCAACGCTTTCATTTATCCTAGTTATAACGTTAGTGTCAACGCTGTGCAGAGAGACGACATCGCTCTGATTAAATTGAGTCGAAGCATTCCTTACGGACGTaagttcatgttttttttattgtttaatattgtagAGTATATACGATTAAACATGAtcagtaaaattaaactatcgGTGCGTACCGTGACTGCGAAATCTGtcataatatttagaataaattaaatttaggtaAACAATATAGTGTAGTGATTGCCTATAAAAACCTACTCCTGAACTTAAGCTCCGCTCTGTTTGAGTAACAGGTTTTGCTCATTCCGCTTTACGATGCTTCATTAGTGTTTTaggataaatatttactagttaATACGTGTCAAATTATCGCACGATCTTTATCTTCTCCGCCAAACAAGAAATGAATAACacaaattagttattattagttatatttaaaatattttttcacattttcagCCAACATTCAGCCGATCCGCATGCAAAGCTCTGAACAAAAAGACGTTGATTATAACAATGTTGTCCTCACTGTGAGCGGCTTCGGTCTTACCAATGACATTTGgaatggtatttatttatttgtttacgtttaaagaccattaattatatctttagaATGTATGTAAGTCAAAAGATCAAACTATTATTCtaagattaaaatcaaaattcttcattcaagtaatAAAGGCCCATAAAAGTTCTTTTGAATCATTATGTTGCTAATGGtagatattgatttaaatataaagctacaacTGATTCGGcaagtagattttaccgagaagaaccagaaagaaattcagtagttataTTGACTCAGTGTCCCCGTCTAGTAGGTCACTGATTCGAACCATGTTTGAATTACGGGCTAGAAAAGTATTTGATATGGTATAAGTATCTAAGCGTCTATTAAGTGATTATCTCTAATCATTGAACTATCTCACcccaaataaatacaaaataacgtCATGGAATAATCAAAGTACCcaaaaataacattgtataggaatattttaataagcaaaaAGTGTAGCTTCCCAGTAATTTTCCAAGAATAAaccttattttatatgttaaatacatttaacagTCCTTACATTGGACAATCATGTCATGGCTTAATACTGTTAATCTGGTGCAGGTGGTGCCGCTTCCCAAGTTCTTCTGTGGACCTTCAACCGTGGTATCAGCAACGCGGAATGTCGCCGCTGGTTCCTTTCCGTCCACCCGCAAACTGTTTGCGCACAGTACTACAACAACACAATTCAATCGGCTTGCTCGGTTAGTACCATTAAGTGGAATAAAATTCAGAAGGGTATTATACATCCTGACCAAATTTTTGCCTTGGCCGTCtgcaaaatatattgatttggtCAGGTCTGGTATGTGCGTAAACTGAGGTTCACTCTTGTTATTCGGTAGGACAGCAGATCGGAAATCTACCCGGTAGGCCAGCTACTGGACCAAAAAGTCCTTGTTTTAAATGACagaataattatcatattttcagAAATCTAATGACTGACGAAGACCAATGATATACTATCACCACTTATTTGTATCTGTGTCAAATCTGTTAGAAAACCTTTAAACACTTATAGAGAAATTGTAGAATACATAATTAGTACTACATAATTAGtgtaataaatgtacatattaataattaaataaattatattttagggaGACAGCGGCGGTCCGCTGACAATGGTGGATGAGGATGGTAAACTCACCATGATTGGTATTGTGAGCTTTGGCTCTACCGCTGGCTGTAGTAGTATATTCCCCACAggtaattataacttttattttaatttgtaaataaataaggttttatttttatataacataacgaCAATGGTCAAACGACTAACAATTCTAATGGTCACTCATAAAAATCCATTTCACATTTTTCAGTTGTgagaattgttatattatattgctattacaattatatttttgcatcatttaaatttttgtatatgtgACACACGCCAGGCAGTGAAGGTCGCACTGGTAGAGCCTTGAGCATAATAGCCTCGTGtgagttttatattattcagcTTACCCTGAACATGGTGacataaagttataaaaaataataatcgaatgaTTTATTAGTGGAAGTATTTTTGGTtaccgtaaaatataataatcttgataatatacatacaatatatatatttaaatcaggtaaaaatacttttaaaaactttttatacttatttttttattacagcttACGTCCGACCTGGATACTACCAGGACTGGATCTATGAAGTAACAGGCATTGACTTCGACTGGACTAGTTCTCCTAAGCCTGAACCTGAGCCTGAACCTCAACCTGAACCGGAGCCAGAACCTGAACCCCAACCCGAACCGGAGCCGGAACCTGAACCTTAACCTGAACCAGAACCCGAACCCGAACAGGAACCAGAACCTGAACCTCAACCTGAACCAGAACCTGAACCTCAACCCGATCCGGAACCGGAACCTGAACTTCAACCCGAACCGGAACCGGAAGAGTCCATATACtactaatgtaattaatttaaaaataaccaaattcAACGTgcgagttattattttataactcgtttaaatgtaataattaacatttatcgCGTTCAGCGttattgtattatgttatttCTTAAGTAGTAAATGAttcaataaagattaataaggATTATTGACGGTATTATTACTGGTTCTCTCGCAGCGACCGATATTCGACCGTAATCATTTTTGAAAATCCGaggaaaaatatatgtatgactgCATGTtacgaacattttttatttgattttaatttttattcatttttttatgactATCTATCTCGTCTGTCATTTAACTCAGTGCGCGTGTgcctacatatgtatatatcttgaGCGTAGCAATGGAACTCCCACTCTTGCAGCTTATATTGTACTCTTGCACTGCAAGAGTGGGGCTTGAAAACGTGGATTGAACTATCTATAATAAACGAACGTGAAAGAGAAAAATGTTGATCTAGACGCTTTTGAAGCAATCGCTGCCAAAACTATAACAGATACACAAAAACTTTTAAGAGAGATTTATTTGAAGTCTTTAAAATATCTGACAGAATGTCAGAATAAgcataatcattacatagtatataataaagtcGCTTACAGCTTTCTGTCTCTGTGTATGCTTTCATTACATTACTTACTACACcttaaaaatgtcttcaaaaaaGAGCGtaatagtatatgtctatctcttagggataacccacaataaccattttttattttttacttttcacaagaaataatggcttattttcgtagcgattttaagcaatacagcattaatccttatccaattaagtaccttaaatacattttacattccatatagattaataaaatctttacagcgtgtaatttaaatgaagaaTTTCGAAgacattacagatttaaaatgcatacatagcggtttgtattgtctaatgacaaataGCTATgatctttgtatataatgacattctGTATCAGTATTGcaacccgtgcgaagccggggcgggtcgccagtatatttatattt
This is a stretch of genomic DNA from Vanessa atalanta chromosome 20, ilVanAtal1.2, whole genome shotgun sequence. It encodes these proteins:
- the LOC125072150 gene encoding collagenase-like — encoded protein: MVGVYALGLLFVLGLAQASPALRENEPAYVSDIKGLNTRIVGGWEAVLGQIPHQVNIRMVAAVGSVTSCGGSIIHNNWVITAAHCLANRVSFVIRFGVVELIRPTYIIEEHSSNAFIYPSYNVSVNAVQRDDIALIKLSRSIPYGPNIQPIRMQSSEQKDVDYNNVVLTVSGFGLTNDIWNGGAASQVLLWTFNRGISNAECRRWFLSVHPQTVCAQYYNNTIQSACSGDSGGPLTMVDEDGKLTMIGIVSFGSTAGCSSIFPTAYVRPGYYQDWIYEVTGIDFDWTSSPKPEPEPEPQPEPEPEPEQEPEESIYY